Genomic segment of Mercurialis annua linkage group LG6, ddMerAnnu1.2, whole genome shotgun sequence:
AACATTAAAAGACAACCtcaatgaaaaattaataatgaaataCATGAAAATTGAAGATCGAGAATTAGCCGTgtaaaaattaagattttaaaaagCGACTTGGTAAGAGAAGAAGGAGCGTTTCAAGAAAGTAGTCATTGAGGGGTATAAAAAGTGGCCGACTTATTTTCTTTAACTTCTTTAATTCTCTagtttttttctatatttttctaTTGGATAAATAAATGATTAGAAATAAGAACAACCAATCAAGAAGCACCTAGAAATTTAGTCAATCAAAGGGCagaattagaaattttaaacTAGGGTTGCTGGTTGGTACAATTTATTTTGAAGGAGCGAATTGTATAGAAATTaaactataataattatattttaaaaaaaaaagttaaaagagtACATTTTTCTTTAcaagaaatatgaaaaaacagcCGCCACCTCAGCTTATAAGGCTGCGTCCGGCCCAGAGTCAACCGCCATAGggaggttatatatatataagatggCCCTACATCAATTCTCATACTCCTGCCATTCATGTACCTTCGTGTTTCTTAAGGtagttatatattattaatatttgatatgtattttaattaaacatataACAAAGGTTAATAGCTCAAAAACTATGCATCTTTATTTTTGGcagaaggtataaaaaaatcctcgacttttcttcaaaagtacaaatcagcccttttactttttttgggcacaattaaaccctcgtgtttttaaaattgaataattaaacccttattgttttaaaatcgaataaataaacccttttagtttatttttgggtcacttaccccctcaaattttcggtaaatattttaaacgttaaaattatttttgaacttttttcttatatgattatgagagacatgtcagccattaacgagtgtttctaatgatgctggatgaaaggggttttttgttcgatttgaaaacaaagagggcttaattataccctaaaagagtaaaagggctgatttgtacttttgtgaaaactacgagggttttttttgtacctttggcctttatttttttattcaatagcATTCTGATCCTGTAAAATAGTCAATTGcaatctattttaaatttttacgttTTAATAGCaccttaaattaaaaaaaatagataattttattattataagaataaaagtacttaaaaaaactaaatttaaagacTATATTATATTCTTTCCAAAATGGATTAAAACAAATgatttaacttaaaatatattcaaataaatcctcTTTTCTACAAATTAAAATCTCAATGTCCTATAATTATGTCTTAATTACTCTTTTCCAATTAAATTGCTTAGGTCCCCTCCCCCTcctcacaatttattttaagttcATGTGATTGTTAGTTACTCAATCACAAGCATTACTCTCAATAATTAAGGATTGCATTaacaaaaaaagatataaaatttagttttcagAATTTAAACCTAGCATCTATGCTACTCACAATATTCTAAATCAAGAAATTTAACtagacataattaaattaaataagcaatcaataataataataaacataattaaaataagagtttgaaataaaaatacttgaaataaaaatttggaATTATTCGGAACACAAGCCTACGAATCAAACCTTTGAAggtttaagttttaaaaataaactaaggactaaaataaaattaacctaagacaaattatttgtaaaatagaaaataatgaaaaactcGCTAGAATACATAATCTTGAGATGCCTTTATATAGTGGAAGAGCCCTTGAAGTAATGCAAGAGTTGTAATTGAATTCGGGACAAAGCCGcgaaggaaaaaaaattcatctttTTAACTCGCAGTACAAAAGTGCCGGATTCCTCAATAGTATCGGGTTTGGGAATCCGGCACTCTTAGAATTCGGCAAGGAAGGCAATCAAAATGCCTTCCGGGCGGGTTCCTAAAAATGCCTGGTTTCAAGGAACTCGTCACTTTTAAGGAATTCGTCATGTTTTGTCAGCTTTTTCCAATTTGCTCCAAACTTCACGAATTTGCTCATTGTTGCTCCGCTTCACTCCATAcgcaaaaaattacaaaataaacacctttttaaatataatatccTAAAAATACATGATAATACTAAATTAAATACGTAAAAAATTCTATATAAATAATGCGTATCATATAGTAATTGTCACTAATCTTCGTCACTTGAAAATTTAGATTAATCTCTCAGCAGGTAGAACTTAAAAAGATAACGAGGATAGAAAATACTCTCAAGTTTACTCTATGACCCCTTTGATATTTGATGTACAGTAAGGGCATAAAATGATGGCTATATATCCATACGGAGGTCCATGTACTATACTATTTTTGTTCTAAGAgtttttgaactattttttttattttttagtccTTCTATTtacttgatttttcatttttatgccATTTTATATGACTTGAGGGaaataaaattgtaagtagaagaattttttttaaaaaaaattaaaaaatggtaTGAAAATCGAAAATTGAATAGATAgagaaattagaaaaataaaaaaatactatataaaAACTTCCGGAATAAAAATTGTATAGTACAAGAACTTTCTTATGAGATTTGCCTAAGATTATCTTTTATGGCTTTGTAATTAGCAACATGAAGGTGACCTGATAAAAAGCTCATGTTTACTTTTTATCCGGTTCAAACACTAAActtatagaaaaaaatttcaaataagtgCAAACACTAAAATTCTAATTATCCTATATAATTATAATCGGTGATGATAATGTTTGAATTGGTATGTTGAGATTAATTTGGATTCCTTTCATTAGTTCTTGAGTATTAAGGTTACTTCTCTTAAATAGGAATTACTCTCGCAAGGATGGACTAATATGGTCAATTAAGGAGCAGGGTGACTGGTGACCTAAAAGCACGGAAATTTCGACAAAGTTGcgtgtcccgtttcggaaaccaGAAACTCTCTGAAATTCATaaggaaacgtttcgggccatcttcataaataaaaaaaattatatagtcataaaaaaacctaaaaaaatctcaataaataatttttatgaatcaattacccacaaattttattatttactttatctataATCTagcttattttcttatttttgttggatttaattatgtttgatttattttattaattggcataaatatataaataaaatttaatatatatagcattttataatttctaatattataaatatatccttatatttttattatttacacgtttcctccacgtttcgtgtcctttattttaaaaattcgtcGTTTCttcgtgtccgtttcgtatcgtttccgtttcccgtttccatttccgtgctacataCGGTTAAAAATAGTCTGAATTCAACTAACTATTTGATACtacttttaaaatgtgtaaaaatcgaataaaataaaataataatttgatataatCTCATTCAATTTAGTTTGATTATGATATTCTTTTTGTGACGAGAGATTTCGGGCGGAGGCCGACAATCTCTTTGGACAGAGTACGACCATGTGGATAAACTCTTGGGGAGACTAGCCTCCGCATACCACCTTCCACTTAATACGGGCTTGCAACAACTCGTCCAAATACTTTCAATAAGTTTCCTGAGATATGAGATttgaaatgatttttaaaaaattaaaattgattctaaaaataaaataaaattttggtttcGTTAGATGATTCAGTTCAGCTGAACTAAATGCACACACACCTTAATTCTTTCAACTCATTCTGATTTCGCAGTTACCTCAAACTATACACAACACAAGAATCGTCCTTCAAGATTTTAAGATTCAAAGGCAGTAATTGATACCCAATTTACAGATTAtaaaaacatcaaaagaaaCAGAAagcaaacaaataaatatatatataagaacatTTCTATGTTCCTAGCAACCTCTAACACAAGAAAACATTCTTTGACTTCCAAATCTAACAATCTTCTTCGTCGGAGGAGAATCACCGCTAGTTCCGCTACGATAATCCTTCGAAAACTCTACAGAACTGTATGATCTCCGATGAACTTTCCTATCCATATTATTCGAAGATGAGTTTGTCAAGTAAATATCTTCATGATCATTGATATAAAGGTCTGAAAGAGCTACACCGGACGAAAGACACTCGTAGTTCCGTCGAGTTTTGTTCTTCTTTATCGCTTTATACACGAGAGGTAGGAGACCCTCCATTGATGAACCTTCTTTGGAATTCTTGAATGCTTTGAGTTTGATATTTTTGGATAGAGAGGCTGAGAAGAGAAATGAGAGGAAGTTGAATATTTGAACAAGTTTTAGGTGTAGGGTTTGGTGTGGTGTTTGATAGTGATATATATTGGCCACTAACTTAATTTCGTGCCTTTTGGGTAGCAAAAGTCATACAcgtcaaatttgattttttcttgACTTGTTTATGGAAATTAGAAAGAATGATCAATTAATCCATCAAATTccatatttatcataattcataagTAAAAACGTTCAATGCAGTTTATACTAATAAGCTATCGCtcaaatgatttaaatgttGAACATCAAACTATTAAATTGTACGTTCAATTTTTCCGATAAGTACAATTTCACCCctcttcaaatatttttaaaaatgcagTATATAAAAACCAGACTAGTAATTGGACTGGTATGGTCATCGATTCATAATTCAACTGGTTTAAATAgcgataaaataaaaatacaatttaacttTATATCtgagtttttataaatttttaaaagaaaaatatacaaCTAAAAGTTATAAAAAGGGTTTGATTTATACGGTCCATCTGGTTCAACAATCGCTAGTTCAAATGGTTTTTCTTAGTTCAAACCGGTTcaactgtatttttaatttaaaaaactgAATTCATCTTGCCTCTGAATGAACTTGCACGTCCAGTCCGATTTTGAAAATGTTGGTTTAATTGTTGTCTACCAATCGAGTCCGACCATTGTGAACtgaatttagatttaattttagaatttaaattccTTTTGGCCCGAGCAAAAATAGATATGGTTGTTTTATGGatgtgtttgattttttaatttttttaaagtctATTATAGATCGGCTAATAATCAACCACAGTCCCTTTTCTTTGGCCTTTCTACCAGTAAACCCCATCTACTTCGAAAAGCTTCAATAAACCTGTAGTACTTTATGTCGGCGCCCATTCACGGCCtttatggacgaaaatacctATAGCATCATCTTTTTTTGGCAACTGTAATTGACCATGCCACATCACCAAAGAGTCAAAAAACTTAAAACACCAAAAACACCACTAGaactattaatatttaattaaaaagacaaataaaaaaaccaaCCCAACCCAACCCGATCAAATCCAACTCACCCGGTCAACTCATCCACCATCGATCGTCGCCCGCCGCCACCTGACTACCGCCATAAATTTTCCGGTCCGGTTATCTTTTTCGACCTGTTCTTCGAAGAATGAATCTCTTTGTAGCAGGTCTGCTACAAAGAGCAAACTCACTACAGAGGGTCTGTTCACCGTATCagcttaaaaaaataaaaaaaaaatacttattaaaattattaaaattaaaaataattatttatttaattttttacttagaaatatatatatttattatttgaacaattttttttcgACGATGGGCGGTGGTGGCCGGGAAAATTGGCGACGACGGGTGGCGGTTTTCGGTTGAGTGGTCTGATTTAAATAGGTGGATTGGTGATTTAGGTACGTTTTGGTCGGATGGAtggattatgtttgatttggttgggtaggtgattttaaatttgattagattgggttggtttggtttttcttattgactttaggggtattttgggcatttttgagaaaataaggGGTTTGGGGCGGTTGTTTGAGGCGGTTTTGGAGTAAATTTAGTTGATCATCAGGTGAAGTTTAAGAGGTTTAGTAGCCGATTTTAAAATTCAGAAAGTTTAATAATAGGGAATTTTAAGTTGGAGTGTCATAGTGATTAATAGCGAATGATTAGGATGAGCATAAGAATTTGAATACGAAATAAATGATTTCTAAATTTACATATAAGAACTGGCCagaaaaacactaaaaataatcatttaataAGATATAAACAATGTTGAACACGCAATAGATAAGATACTTAtggataaattatattttataggaattgatttaattagataagtgatattttattttatttttatagtatagatgcttctttttattatttttcattattaggtacttttaaaattttaaattttactaagtttatagatttaaatttatagaatgtgacatttataaaattatagattttaCTATTTGAATTGGATGTGAGaatcaataaatttataaaagtatttttaaaataatccatcatttttgaaaagtaataCATAAAATTTTTCTACTTAAAAGGTGGgaattcaaatcaaaaaaaattgaggaatgaaaaatttcaaaaatctgtatgttttttataatttctaatcTTACCAAATgataaatttggtttaaatataTGAATCGagtaaaattcataattttttaatttttttaaatttctcaatccaaatgtttccataagaaaaagaaaagagaaacatTTGATCATATGGTAGTCCTAATAATTACTTTGTTAAATCTTGTATATTCCTCAcggataaaaatataaagagattcttaggtagactgagtctaccacgtcatccgtgaactaatctatcacattatgacacattattaaaatagtggcactatcgtaattttgtttattatgtttttatacttttgaatagtaatattaggatagtgtcattattttaatgacgtgtcgtAATGTTATGGGTTTAGTCCATGAATGATATGGTGAACTGAGTTTAGCTAAAAATTTCTCGAAAATATATAATGTAATCGAGATAACTCATAACTTATTTAGTATTTAATCAATTCAGTATTAACCAAGTTAAAGTTAAATTTGAACTATCCGAATCAACTGTCAAGTCGAATTCCAACATAAAAATATTCGGTTCGATAAATTTACAAGCTTAATCAAGCTacaatttatttacttttttttttatttttcattattatataatttattaataaattttttatgctaaagttaaatttagattttaatacaaataattaaGTTGAACGAGATGAACTCGATTAATTTTTGAGTTAATTAGACAAAATACCTTCATTACCCAAAGTAATTAGAATAATACGGTTGAACTTTCACTTTTTGAGGAATACAATttccatcttttatttttgagttttagATTTTCTATTTTTGACATTTACGTTttctattattgttttattctaCAATCAATCCATTTCTATCTCTAATCCCATATcaattcttcatcttcaatcTCCAAACCCTAGAGATCTCCTCTCCTCTATTCAATCGTCAACAAACCATCGGCGCCGTTGTAAGTCTGCCGCCATCGTCCGCCATCGCCGTTCGTGAAGAGATTGCCTACGTTTCCAGAAAATTACAAATACTTTTTCCACAGCAGAATCATTAAAAATGGTGAAGGAAATTAGGTTTCATGGGCAGATCCGAAGTTTGATTTCAGTCTAATCCTTTGTTAATGTGAATATTTTGAGTTAATTACATTTTGTGTGttttttaatccattttttatttttcttttgtgaacGATGCTGTTGATGAatggtggttcgattttttttgtgttgcacaACATGTTGCACTCTAATTGTTTGAAAAAATGCTtgtgagaattgtaatattttttgggtgttgggtaactaatggttaacattgggtaaaccgttagataacctgtaatttttgttttgaatatattattaataaaatcgttagtaaacagttgttgaattttatgtttgtggttcgatttttttgtgttgcacaatatgttgcactctaggtgtttgaagaaatgcttgtgagaattataatatttttggatgttggataaccaatggttaatattGGGTAAACTGTTAGGtaacctgtaatttttattttgaatatatcgttaataaaatcgttagtaaacagttgctgaattttatgtttgttgctagttaaccaatggtgtactaataGTACACCAATGACCTTGTTTTTAGTACCTtgttggttaacaaatggttaatcaataattttagattttaaaaagacGATTTGGGTTTTATTTGACAATTATTCTTGCGGTGATGAAGGCGGAGGGatttgtaatagaattttcaactagtttaataaagatggaggtttgaatttgtaatagttttgtttgttggttaaccaacagtgTTAGTATACCGTTGGATAACTAAAATCGTATTCCTGagattaaaaaagatatttttgagaataataaaagttatttttcaaaaaaaaaaagtacaggttgtatttttcaaaaaaaaaatttgaggtagtattcttgagaatattttatctttttttggtatttatctaaaaaacccttaatttttttggtgacgagaactcactctactgagccgaaactcaatatcattgtcaaacccCGGGATGTGAACtgcccgcaagcccacatatATACCTGGTAATTCTGGGCTATAATGGCTAGCAATCTaacctcaaccactccatattaagaaagggcgtagccgggATTTGAACCCGCGACCTTTGGCGCCCAGATGGCTGAGGTTTAAACCAATAGACCAAACCCGTGCGGGCTTGAACTCGATTAATTATCATACCACTCtcgagttttaaattttataaccaAATCTAGTTCAAATTCGgcgatgtttggatttgatttttatttatttttcaatttaaaaaaaaacatataaaaaaatctacATGTTTAAATTGTGGAATGCAATTATGGATTTACAAAGACCcaattaactaaataaatttGTAATCGAGAAAAGGAAAGGAAATTTCAGCATCATAATTTCATCATAGACTAAAATCCATATAGTTGCTCAACAGCTCTGCT
This window contains:
- the LOC126688023 gene encoding uncharacterized protein LOC126688023, with protein sequence MEGLLPLVYKAIKKNKTRRNYECLSSGVALSDLYINDHEDIYLTNSSSNNMDRKVHRRSYSSVEFSKDYRSGTSGDSPPTKKIVRFGSQRMFSCVRGC